A genomic window from Candidatus Kouleothrix ribensis includes:
- a CDS encoding phosphotransferase: MVDLHRYDLPAHFVRTIIELAGDAGADWLRQLPAQIAEYERRWSLKALPPYALSYNYVAPAIRHDNTPAVLKLGLSDIELEDQIPALRHYAGHGMARVLEAEPERGAMLLERLEPGTRLATLVPTDDARATTIAAQVLRELWQGPGGGAPPAGHPFPTIADWGAGMQRMRVHFGGGTGPLPRALVHEAEALFAELLASQGAPVLLHGDLHHDNILAAERAPWLAIDPKGIIGERAYEVGALLRNPLPQLLQLPNPGQAMARRVAQLSEELGIDRARVRGWGLAQAVLSAWWSIEDHGYGWEGAIACAELLAAVRLR, from the coding sequence ATGGTTGACCTACACCGTTATGACCTGCCCGCACACTTCGTGCGCACGATCATCGAGCTGGCGGGCGACGCAGGTGCCGACTGGCTGCGGCAGCTGCCGGCGCAGATCGCCGAGTACGAGCGGCGCTGGTCGCTGAAGGCCCTGCCGCCGTACGCGCTGTCGTACAACTATGTTGCGCCGGCCATCCGCCACGACAACACACCGGCCGTGCTAAAGCTTGGCCTCAGCGATATCGAGCTTGAGGATCAAATCCCGGCGCTGCGCCACTACGCCGGGCACGGCATGGCCCGCGTGCTCGAGGCCGAGCCGGAGCGTGGAGCCATGCTGCTGGAGCGGCTGGAGCCGGGCACCCGCCTGGCCACGCTCGTGCCAACCGATGACGCGCGCGCGACCACAATCGCCGCGCAGGTGTTGCGCGAGCTATGGCAGGGGCCAGGCGGCGGCGCCCCACCGGCCGGGCATCCATTCCCAACCATCGCCGACTGGGGCGCGGGGATGCAGCGTATGCGTGTACACTTCGGCGGCGGCACCGGCCCATTGCCACGTGCGCTGGTACACGAGGCCGAGGCGCTGTTTGCCGAGCTGCTGGCCAGCCAGGGCGCACCAGTGCTGCTGCACGGCGACCTGCACCACGACAACATCCTTGCGGCCGAGCGCGCGCCCTGGCTGGCGATCGACCCGAAGGGCATTATTGGCGAGCGGGCCTACGAGGTTGGCGCGCTGCTGCGCAACCCGCTGCCACAGCTGCTGCAGCTGCCCAACCCCGGCCAGGCTATGGCCCGCCGCGTTGCGCAGCTGAGCGAAGAGCTTGGCATCGACCGCGCCAGAGTACGCGGATGGGGCCTGGCCCAGGCGGTGCTATCGGCCTGGTGGAGCATTGAAGACCACGGCTACGGCTGGGAGGGGGCCATCGCCTGCGCCGAGCTGCTGGCGGCGGTAAGGCTGCGTTAG
- a CDS encoding GNAT family N-acetyltransferase, producing the protein MLLFETARLYVRQLRPADADALFAIFDNPAVTRWAGDGTTLTHAQCVEWIAVSQHNYATRGFGASAVVLRANHALVGVCGIVYGPGCDEPEIIYMFDQPWWGQGLAGEVVPAMLAYGLAHCGLPRVAATIAPENVASRRVAERAGMRFDRQAIDPDDGLPILVYYFEPAGPESAATGAALLCAPASPAISSAAPA; encoded by the coding sequence ATGCTGTTGTTTGAGACAGCGCGCCTGTACGTGCGCCAGCTGCGCCCGGCCGATGCCGACGCGCTATTCGCGATCTTTGACAACCCGGCGGTAACACGCTGGGCCGGCGATGGCACGACCCTGACCCACGCGCAGTGCGTGGAGTGGATCGCTGTGTCGCAGCATAACTACGCCACCAGGGGCTTTGGCGCTTCAGCCGTGGTGCTGCGAGCCAACCACGCCCTTGTCGGCGTATGCGGGATCGTGTACGGGCCAGGGTGCGACGAACCCGAAATTATCTATATGTTCGACCAGCCGTGGTGGGGTCAGGGGCTGGCCGGCGAGGTCGTGCCGGCAATGCTCGCGTATGGCCTTGCGCACTGCGGCCTGCCACGCGTAGCGGCGACAATCGCACCTGAGAACGTGGCCTCGCGCCGGGTGGCCGAGCGCGCCGGCATGCGTTTCGACCGCCAGGCGATCGACCCCGACGACGGCCTGCCAATCCTGGTGTATTACTTCGAGCCAGCAGGCCCCGAGTCAGCCGCCACCGGCGCGGCGCTATTATGCGCCCCGGCGTCGCCCGCGATCAGCAGCGCGGCACCAGCATAG
- a CDS encoding pyrimidine 5'-nucleotidase, whose product MPITTVLFDLDNTLYPPSSGLMNGIDVRIGEYVQKLLGLDEAEARLIQKRYYAEYGTTLHGLQNNHAVDPDHYLAFVHDVAIEAFLAADAELDRLLSELRASKAVFTNAPERYARRVLEVLEVERHFAQIFDIRFAGLRPKPNPAVYHSVLDALGIAGAAAILVEDTAKNLPPARALGMTTILVGEDSAHDAELADYSVPDVLAAIRIAIELERAQG is encoded by the coding sequence ATGCCAATCACCACGGTTCTGTTCGACCTCGACAACACGCTCTACCCGCCGTCGTCGGGCCTGATGAATGGCATCGATGTGCGGATCGGCGAATATGTACAGAAGCTGCTCGGCCTCGACGAGGCCGAGGCCCGGCTGATTCAGAAGCGCTACTACGCCGAGTATGGCACAACCTTGCATGGCCTCCAGAACAATCACGCGGTCGACCCCGACCACTACCTTGCGTTCGTCCACGATGTGGCGATCGAGGCGTTTCTGGCGGCCGACGCCGAGCTCGACCGGCTGCTGAGCGAGCTGCGCGCGAGCAAGGCGGTGTTCACGAATGCGCCGGAGCGCTATGCCCGGCGGGTGCTCGAGGTGCTTGAGGTCGAGCGGCACTTCGCGCAGATCTTCGACATTCGCTTCGCGGGCCTGCGCCCTAAGCCCAACCCGGCGGTCTATCACAGCGTGCTCGACGCGCTCGGGATAGCGGGAGCAGCGGCGATCCTGGTTGAGGACACCGCTAAAAACCTGCCGCCGGCACGCGCGCTGGGCATGACCACCATCCTGGTTGGCGAGGACTCTGCGCACGACGCCGAGCTGGCCGACTATAGCGTACCCGATGTGCTGGCAGCGATCCGTATCGCGATCGAGCTTGAGCGCGCGCAAGGCTAG
- a CDS encoding S8 family serine peptidase, with protein METAAQPPAPASQAPGGCLDFVLFAIATAWVVGLTAAVQLGAWFYEQYQLAAAGIYLPAWYWPLIAVLQLLVVGGAVLLLALFVQAPRFRAIYRGWAWAIGLGALFSMARVCPITWTQPAALVQIGLGLLALVALRRLPAGRSGPAGPLPGAPAAPVLGLALGLLVLLPWLWSGALGSPTDTLLNALAAAVLGLASGVLLARGILMPLQARPLGAWQDVGLGGIAAGVALLSLGAGFGYGGSQIALMLVLMPLGGAAYALGRWAFGAATRVWLPIATLVGVAAAGPLVFFDPDEFLLALGTTEIGLVLRSALFAQVIGALAGLVLLGLSARLRAGPGRIAGLGALAGSLVLALALYFAGGHPGWYGEKLFVVLREQADLSQAAQIADRTERLRFVYTTLTNHAERSQAGVRAALDRLGLAYQPFYLVNAIEVDGGPLVRAYLASMPEVDRILDSPQLRPLPVPPTPSQGEQVPPDGPQWNVIAIGADRVWDELQVTGQGIVVGESDSGVQGDHPALRGSYRGRAGQNDYNWLDPWFGSSAPTDVGGHGTHTTGTIVGQGGIGVAPGAEWIGCVNLGRNLGNPAYYLRCMQFMLAPYPQAGDPFKDGDPARAAHVLNNSWGCPLIEGCDAASLEPAVRALRAAGIFVVASAGNDGPRCSSVDNPIAIYDASFSVGAIDRLGNIADFSSRGPVTLDGSNRVKPDIIAPGVNVLSALPGGSYGENSGTSMAGPHVAGVVALMWSAQPRLIGNIDRTEQLLIETARPYEGAQSGCFEGGMPSDATGYGVVDAYAAVQAALAEP; from the coding sequence ATGGAAACAGCTGCTCAGCCGCCCGCACCGGCCAGCCAGGCCCCAGGCGGCTGCCTGGACTTCGTGCTCTTCGCAATTGCAACTGCCTGGGTTGTGGGCCTGACTGCCGCCGTGCAGCTGGGCGCATGGTTCTACGAGCAATACCAGCTGGCAGCGGCGGGGATCTATCTACCGGCCTGGTACTGGCCGCTGATCGCCGTGCTCCAGCTGCTGGTGGTCGGCGGCGCAGTGCTGCTGCTGGCGCTGTTCGTGCAGGCGCCGCGCTTCCGGGCGATCTATCGCGGCTGGGCCTGGGCGATCGGCCTGGGCGCGCTGTTTAGCATGGCGCGGGTCTGCCCGATCACCTGGACTCAGCCGGCCGCGCTGGTGCAGATCGGCCTGGGCTTGCTGGCGCTGGTGGCGCTGCGGCGGCTACCAGCCGGCCGCAGCGGGCCGGCCGGCCCGCTGCCGGGGGCGCCGGCCGCGCCGGTGCTCGGGCTGGCGCTGGGCCTGCTGGTGCTGTTGCCCTGGCTGTGGTCGGGCGCGCTGGGCTCGCCGACCGATACGCTGCTGAACGCGCTTGCCGCCGCCGTGCTAGGCCTGGCCAGCGGGGTGCTGCTGGCGCGCGGCATTCTGATGCCGCTGCAGGCGCGGCCATTAGGCGCCTGGCAGGATGTAGGCCTGGGCGGCATTGCTGCCGGCGTGGCGCTGCTATCGCTGGGCGCGGGCTTCGGCTACGGCGGCAGCCAGATCGCCTTAATGCTGGTGCTGATGCCGCTGGGCGGCGCGGCCTACGCGCTTGGGCGCTGGGCCTTCGGCGCGGCTACCCGTGTGTGGCTGCCGATCGCCACGCTGGTAGGTGTGGCGGCAGCCGGGCCGCTAGTATTCTTCGACCCCGACGAGTTTTTGCTGGCGCTCGGCACGACCGAGATCGGGCTGGTGCTGCGTAGCGCGCTATTCGCCCAGGTGATCGGCGCATTGGCCGGCCTGGTGCTGCTTGGCCTGAGTGCCAGGCTACGCGCTGGGCCTGGCCGGATCGCGGGCCTCGGCGCGCTGGCGGGCAGCCTGGTGCTGGCGCTGGCGCTATACTTCGCCGGCGGCCACCCCGGCTGGTATGGCGAGAAGCTGTTTGTGGTGCTGCGCGAGCAGGCCGACCTGAGCCAGGCCGCACAGATCGCCGATCGCACCGAGCGGCTGCGCTTTGTATACACGACACTGACGAACCATGCCGAGCGCAGCCAGGCGGGGGTGCGCGCCGCGCTCGATCGGCTCGGCCTGGCCTACCAGCCGTTCTACCTGGTAAACGCGATCGAGGTCGACGGTGGCCCGCTGGTGCGCGCCTACCTGGCCAGCATGCCCGAAGTCGACCGCATCCTCGACAGCCCGCAGCTGCGCCCGCTGCCGGTGCCGCCCACGCCCAGCCAAGGCGAGCAGGTGCCGCCCGATGGGCCGCAGTGGAATGTGATCGCGATCGGCGCCGACCGCGTGTGGGATGAGCTGCAGGTAACCGGCCAGGGCATTGTGGTGGGCGAATCCGACAGCGGCGTACAAGGCGATCACCCGGCGCTGCGTGGCTCGTATCGCGGGCGCGCCGGCCAGAACGACTACAACTGGCTCGACCCCTGGTTCGGCAGCAGTGCGCCGACCGACGTGGGTGGGCATGGCACCCACACCACCGGCACGATCGTCGGGCAGGGCGGCATTGGCGTGGCGCCCGGCGCCGAGTGGATCGGGTGTGTGAACCTCGGCCGCAACCTGGGCAACCCGGCCTACTATCTGCGCTGCATGCAGTTCATGCTGGCGCCCTACCCGCAGGCCGGCGACCCATTCAAGGATGGCGACCCGGCGCGGGCCGCGCATGTGCTGAACAACTCGTGGGGCTGCCCGCTGATCGAAGGCTGCGACGCAGCCTCGCTCGAGCCGGCGGTGCGTGCGCTGCGCGCAGCCGGCATCTTCGTGGTGGCCAGCGCCGGCAATGACGGCCCGCGCTGCAGCAGCGTCGATAACCCGATCGCAATCTACGATGCTTCGTTCAGCGTCGGCGCGATCGACCGGCTTGGCAATATCGCCGATTTCAGCAGCCGCGGGCCGGTCACGCTCGACGGCAGCAACCGCGTCAAGCCCGACATCATCGCGCCGGGGGTGAACGTGCTGTCGGCGCTGCCAGGCGGCAGCTATGGCGAGAACAGTGGTACCTCGATGGCTGGCCCACACGTGGCTGGCGTGGTCGCGCTCATGTGGTCGGCACAGCCTAGGCTGATCGGCAACATCGACCGGACTGAGCAGCTGCTGATCGAGACCGCGCGGCCGTATGAGGGTGCGCAGTCGGGCTGCTTCGAGGGTGGTATGCCGAGCGACGCCACCGGCTATGGCGTGGTCGATGCCTATGCAGCCGTGCAGGCGGCGCTGGCCGAGCCATAG